ATGTCAACGGTGTCAAGACAACGCAGACGTACTCGATCACTGGCGCAAACAACGCCCATCCCTTCGACCTGATCACCACGCCGCTCGCCGGTTTCAACGACCTTGCTTCGTTCGACATGGAGCTCGTATATAGCATGGACGCGGCGACGTATTTCAGCCTGGTCGACAATATCGTGATCGACGACGCGACGGCGGCGGTACCGGAGCCATCGACCTGTGCGATGCTGGGCCTGGGCCTGGCAATGCTTGCGGGACTGGGACGCCGCAAGCTGCGCTGAGACGGCGCCCGCCGAAGCCGCTCGTGCTTTTCGGGCTGGACGACCGAGACGGGGATCGCACTGTCTGCAAAATTGGACAGCCCCGTTTCACCCCGCGGCAGCCGGGCTATAATCGCTGTATGAACGCACAGGTCCCCACCCGCCGCCCCATCCAGCAACTCCCCGACCAGCTCATCTCCCAGATCGCCGCCGGCGAGGTGGTCGAGCGGCCGGCGGCCGTGATCAAGGAATTGCTGGAAAACGCGCTCGACGCCGGCGCCACCCAGGTCACGATCCGGCTCGAAGAAGGCGGCGTCAAGCGCATCGCCATCACCGACAACGGCAAGGGCATTCCGCCCGATGAGCTGCCGCTGGCGCTGGCGCGCCACGCGACCTCCAAGATCGCCTCGCTGACCGACCTCGAGAACGTCAACACGCTCGGTTTTCGCGGCGAGGCGCTGGCCTCGATCGCCTCGGTGGCGGCGGTGACGATCACCTCGCGCACGGCCGACGCGGCGCATGCCTGGGAGATCGTCGGGTCGCACCAGGGCACGGTGTCGCCGTCCTCGGGCGCGCACGGCACCACGATCGACGTGCAGGACCTGTATTTCAATACGCCGGCGCGGCGCAAGTTCCTGAAGTCCGAGCAGACCGAATACGGTCACTGCGCCGAGGTCGTGCGCCGCATCGCGCTGGCGCGCCCCGACGTCTCGTTCAGCCTGTCGCACAACGGCCGCACGGTCGACCACTGGAACACCAGCGAGGCGGCCAAGCGCAGCGCCCAGATCCTCGGCAACGACTTCGCCGAGGCGCGCCTGCCGCTCGACGAATCCGCCGGCCCGCTGCGCCTGCACGGCTACGTCGGCCTGCCGACCGCATCGAAAGCGCGCGCCGACGGCCAGTTCTTTTATGTGAACGGCCGCTTCGTGCGCGACAAGCTGCTGGTCCACGCCGTGAAAGCCGCCTACGAGGACGTGCTGCACGGCGACCGCTTCCCGGCCTACGTGCTGGCGCTCGAGCTCGACCCGGCCATGGTCGACGTCAACGTGCACCCGTCCAAGATCGAGGTGCGCTTCCGCGACAGCCGCGCGGTGCACCAGTTCGTGTTCCACGCGGTCTCGCGCGCGCTCGCGCAAACGTCCGCGACCGCGCACGGCAGCGCGCCGGCGCCGGTCAGCGCGGCCGAAATCGTACCATCCGCGCCGTCGTCGACCTCGGGCGCCTCCTGGGGCGGCGGCTTCGGGCGCGACAGCGGCATGGGCGGTGGAGGCGGTTTCGGCAGCGCCGCGCCGCGCCGTCCGCACGAGCAGACTTCGTTCGGCTCGGCGCTGTCGGGCCATGGCGGAGCGTCGTCGACCAGCTTTTCGCCCTCGCCCTTCCCGGCCGGCAGCCGCTGGGATGCGCCCAACGGCGGCGGCGTGGCGCAGCGCACCGACAGCTACGGCGCGCTATTCGGCGGCGCCAAGCCTGCCGGCGCGGAGGCGTCGGGCGAGTCGCCCGCGCGCGTGGCCGAATCGTCGTTCTCGATGCCGCTGCCGCCCACCACGCAGCCTTCCTCCGACGACGACTTCCCGCTCGGCTTCGCGCTGGCCCAGCTGCACGGCATCTACATCCTGGCGCAGAACCGCAAGGGCCTGGTGCTGGTCGACATGCACGCGGCGCACGAGCGCATCCTGTACGAGCAGATCAAGAATGCGCTCGACGCCCAGGCCGTCGAGGGCGGCGAGCAGATGCAGGTGCAGCAGCTGCTGATCCCGGTGACGTTCTACGCCGACGCGGTCGAAGTCGGCACCGTGCAGGAGCACCAGGACACGCTCAAGACGCTCGGCTTCGACATCGCCGCGTTGTCGCCGACGACGATCGCCGTGCGCGCGATTCCCGCGCTGTTGAAAAACGCCGATGCCCAGACGCTGGCGCGCGACGTGCTGCGCGACGTGCGCGAATTCGGTGGCTCGCGCGTGCTGATCGAGCGCCGCAACGAACTGCTCGGCACCCTCGCCTGCCACACGGCCGTGCGCGCCAACCGCATCCTCGCCGCGCCCGAAATGAACGCCCTGCTGCGCCAGATGGAAGCCACCGAACGCGCCGACCAGTGCAATCACGGGCGGCCGACCTGGGTGCAGCTCGAAATCTCCGCCTTGGATAAACTTTTCCTGCGCGGACAGTAATCAAAATATGAATTCGCAACACAAACCGATGGCCGTGGCCATCATGGGCCCGACCGCGTCCGGCAAGACCGCCGCCGCCCTGGCGATCGCCCAGGCGATGCCGGTCGAGATCATCTCGGTCGACTCGGCCCTGGTCTACCGCGAGATGGACATCGGCACCGCCAAGCCGACCGCCGAAGAGCTGGCGGCCGTGCCGCACCACCTGATCGACATCATCGACCCGCTCGACGCGTATTCGGTGATGCAGTTCCGCGAGGACGCGATCCGACTGGTCGCCGAGATCGCGGCGCGCGGCAAGCTGGCGCTGCTGGTCGGCGGCACGATGATGTATTTCAAGGGGCTGGTCGACGGCCTGGACGATTTGCCGACCGCGGATGCGGGCGTGCGCGCCGCGATCGAAGAAGAAGCCGCACGCATCGGCTGGCCCGGCATGCACGCCAAGCTGCGCACGCTCGACCCCGCCACAGCCGACCGGCTGGCGCCGAACGACGCCCAGCGCATCAACCGCGCGCTGGAAATCATCGCGCTGTCGGGCAAGCCGATGTCGGAGCTGCTGGCCAAGCGCGACAAACCCGTGCTGCCGTTCGAACTGGTCTCGTTCGCATTGGAACCGTCGGATCGCGCCGTGCTGCATGCGCGCATCGCCCAGCGTTTCGATGCGATGCTGGGCCAGAGCGACGAGATCGGCATCGTCGCCGAGGTCGCGCGCCTGCGCGCACGTGGAGACCTGTCGCCGAATTTGCCGTCGATGCGCTGCGTCGGCTACCGCCAGTCGTGGGAATACCTGGATGGCGCGATCGACCGCAAGGCGCTGCGCGAGACCGGCATCGCGGCGACGCGCCAGCTGGCCAAGCGCCAGCTGACCTGGCTGCGTTCGATGCCGGAGCGCATCGTCATCGATTGCCTGGGACAGGACCCGGCCGGGCAGATGCTGGCGCACTTGCAGAGTTTGCAAGCACTGGACAAACCGATCCACTGCGGGTAGCCTTGACACCTCGGAGATCGGACGGCATAATGCTTCCCGTTCTGGTGATATAGCTCAGTTGGTTAGAGCATAGCATTCATAATGCTAGGGTCGGTGGTTCAAGTCCACCTATCACCACCAAGATTCAAGCGAGATGGCTTGGCTCCCACAGCTAAGCCATTTTGTTTTCGACGCTCACGTGTCGGTGATATAGCTCAGTTGGTTAGAGCATAGCATTCATAATGCTAGGGTCGGTGGTTCAAGTCCACCTATCACCACCAGATATACCAGACGGCCTGACCATTGCGTGTCAGGCCGTCTGCGTTTACCGGCGCTCAATTAGCCTCCCCGATCTCGGGCCGATGCCGGCACGGCGCCGGCGCGCGCGATCAACGCCTCGGAGCCGCGCATGAAGCGGGCGATGTAATCGCGCGTCAGCGCCTCGGATGGCATGATCGCATGTCCCTTGCGATCGAACATCGCACCGCTGTGCCTTTCGATATCCGGGCTGGACAGCAAGGGCAGGATGCGGCGGGCGTAGGTCTCTGCGGTCGGCGTGAACAGGCCGATCAGCGTTTCGGCGACGGCCGACTTCAGGCTGCCCTTGCCGAACAGGTTGTCCCGGATATTCGTCTTGACCAGTCCGGGATTGAGCCCGAAAAACCCGAGCCCCGGGTAACGCCGCGCGAAGTCGAGCACCAGCGCCTCGTTGCCGGCCACCGTATTCATATGCACCGACATCGCCTTGTAAGCGCGTTCCGCATTCAGGTCGTCGATGGCGCCGATCGCGTTGGTGCCGGGGTAGCCCATGACGAAGACGCGCGGCTTCGCGGCTGCCTTACCGCGCCGCGCCCCCAAGACCGGCGCGATCGCGTCGAGGATGACCAGGCGGCTCAGGTAGCTGATCGCCATGTCGCGCTCGATGCCCTCGTCGGTTTCCTCGCGTTGTGGAGCCGCGATGATGCCGTTCGTGAAGATCAGAAAGTCGAGCGATTCTGCCTGCAGGTAAGGAGCGATGCGCCGGGCTTCGCGCATCAGGCTGAGGTCGGCTTTTACGAATTCGACACCGGCGAGCCCTTCGTCCCGAAAAGTCTGCCCCACCACCACGACCTGGGCGCCAAACACAGCCAGCTGGCGGCTCAGTGCGCGGCCGATACCGCCCGTTCCGCCGACGATTGCGGCCTTTTTTCCCTTGAATGCGCCCGGCGCGGCCAGATGCCAAGTCAACTCTGTATTGCGTTTCATATCGCCTCCCGTGTCATTCCATTGCAGTATGATGGACTGCTTATGCGGTGGGATAAAGCCTGTTATTTGAAGAACACTGATGCAAAAATGGAGCAATCATGGAGTTGCTGAAGGATATGGCTCTATTTGTCGAGGTCGTCAAAGCCAAGGGCTTTCGCGCCGCCGCGCAGGTATTGAACATGCCGAACTCGACGGTTTCGCGACGCATCGGCGCGCTCGAGAAAGCGATCGGCCTGCGGCTGCTACAGCGCACGACACGTAAAGTCGAGCTGACTGAAGCGGGACAGATTTACTTCGAGCGCTGCAAGCGGATCGTCGACGAAGCCAGAATCGCCCATGAAGAACTCGACGGCATGCTGGCCCAGCCCAGCGGCGTGTTACGGGCGTCGCTGCCGGTCGATTTCGCAGCCACCTACATGGCATCGCTTATCGCCGAATTCGCCGCGCGCTATCCCGACCTCATCTTCGACTTCGATCTCACGCCGCGCCAGGTCAATCTGGCCAGCGAACCGTTCGACGTGGCCATCAGGATCGG
This genomic stretch from Massilia sp. 9096 harbors:
- a CDS encoding PEP-CTERM sorting domain-containing protein; translated protein: MTAGATFSTDGYRFNVTDGLAWFLNRPPQSGSATNGTTSLDLGGIVSITSLANKPFSITSVDLATVLALETSTVKFTGTDVNGVKTTQTYSITGANNAHPFDLITTPLAGFNDLASFDMELVYSMDAATYFSLVDNIVIDDATAAVPEPSTCAMLGLGLAMLAGLGRRKLR
- the mutL gene encoding DNA mismatch repair endonuclease MutL, coding for MNAQVPTRRPIQQLPDQLISQIAAGEVVERPAAVIKELLENALDAGATQVTIRLEEGGVKRIAITDNGKGIPPDELPLALARHATSKIASLTDLENVNTLGFRGEALASIASVAAVTITSRTADAAHAWEIVGSHQGTVSPSSGAHGTTIDVQDLYFNTPARRKFLKSEQTEYGHCAEVVRRIALARPDVSFSLSHNGRTVDHWNTSEAAKRSAQILGNDFAEARLPLDESAGPLRLHGYVGLPTASKARADGQFFYVNGRFVRDKLLVHAVKAAYEDVLHGDRFPAYVLALELDPAMVDVNVHPSKIEVRFRDSRAVHQFVFHAVSRALAQTSATAHGSAPAPVSAAEIVPSAPSSTSGASWGGGFGRDSGMGGGGGFGSAAPRRPHEQTSFGSALSGHGGASSTSFSPSPFPAGSRWDAPNGGGVAQRTDSYGALFGGAKPAGAEASGESPARVAESSFSMPLPPTTQPSSDDDFPLGFALAQLHGIYILAQNRKGLVLVDMHAAHERILYEQIKNALDAQAVEGGEQMQVQQLLIPVTFYADAVEVGTVQEHQDTLKTLGFDIAALSPTTIAVRAIPALLKNADAQTLARDVLRDVREFGGSRVLIERRNELLGTLACHTAVRANRILAAPEMNALLRQMEATERADQCNHGRPTWVQLEISALDKLFLRGQ
- the miaA gene encoding tRNA (adenosine(37)-N6)-dimethylallyltransferase MiaA, translating into MNSQHKPMAVAIMGPTASGKTAAALAIAQAMPVEIISVDSALVYREMDIGTAKPTAEELAAVPHHLIDIIDPLDAYSVMQFREDAIRLVAEIAARGKLALLVGGTMMYFKGLVDGLDDLPTADAGVRAAIEEEAARIGWPGMHAKLRTLDPATADRLAPNDAQRINRALEIIALSGKPMSELLAKRDKPVLPFELVSFALEPSDRAVLHARIAQRFDAMLGQSDEIGIVAEVARLRARGDLSPNLPSMRCVGYRQSWEYLDGAIDRKALRETGIAATRQLAKRQLTWLRSMPERIVIDCLGQDPAGQMLAHLQSLQALDKPIHCG
- a CDS encoding SDR family NAD(P)-dependent oxidoreductase, which gives rise to MKRNTELTWHLAAPGAFKGKKAAIVGGTGGIGRALSRQLAVFGAQVVVVGQTFRDEGLAGVEFVKADLSLMREARRIAPYLQAESLDFLIFTNGIIAAPQREETDEGIERDMAISYLSRLVILDAIAPVLGARRGKAAAKPRVFVMGYPGTNAIGAIDDLNAERAYKAMSVHMNTVAGNEALVLDFARRYPGLGFFGLNPGLVKTNIRDNLFGKGSLKSAVAETLIGLFTPTAETYARRILPLLSSPDIERHSGAMFDRKGHAIMPSEALTRDYIARFMRGSEALIARAGAVPASARDRGG